In the genome of Deinococcus deserti VCD115, one region contains:
- a CDS encoding cold-shock protein, translated as MAQGRVKWFNVEKGYGFIEHPGNPDVFVHYSAIQSGGFRKLNEGDEVEFEVESGQGNKGPQAKNVVVTNAAPAPMGGNNGNGGGMGGNRGGSRW; from the coding sequence ATGGCTCAAGGTCGAGTAAAGTGGTTTAACGTTGAGAAAGGTTATGGCTTTATCGAACATCCCGGTAACCCCGACGTGTTCGTGCACTACAGCGCCATCCAGAGCGGCGGTTTTCGCAAGCTGAACGAAGGCGACGAAGTTGAGTTTGAAGTCGAGTCCGGCCAGGGCAACAAAGGCCCCCAGGCCAAGAACGTTGTGGTGACCAACGCTGCGCCTGCACCTATGGGCGGCAACAATGGAAACGGCGGCGGCATGGGCGGCAACCGCGGCGGCAGCCGCTGGTAA
- a CDS encoding NADPH-dependent FMN reductase, producing the protein MKFTVLSTSLDPESRSAWLCDLAAAQLVGLGHQVTHLDLRSTPLPPFDNVTCYTHPHARQYHDAIRGADGVFLGVPVYNWGIGSGAKALVELTGSTDQERGLHGAWFDQPVTFLVSGGLDHGWLSHSAFAAGLMFDFKCVINPHFVYATSTHWDAPAQPGAWLRERLSRTVERSIDLSSRLSGRPYQSTWEL; encoded by the coding sequence ATGAAGTTCACGGTGCTTTCGACCAGCCTGGATCCGGAGAGCCGCAGTGCCTGGCTGTGCGACCTGGCAGCCGCTCAACTGGTGGGTCTGGGACATCAGGTAACTCACTTGGACCTGAGGTCAACTCCACTGCCGCCGTTCGACAATGTGACGTGCTACACCCATCCCCATGCCCGGCAGTATCACGACGCTATCCGGGGAGCCGACGGCGTCTTTCTGGGGGTGCCGGTCTACAACTGGGGGATAGGATCCGGCGCCAAGGCCCTGGTCGAACTCACCGGAAGCACCGATCAGGAACGTGGCCTCCACGGAGCCTGGTTCGACCAGCCGGTTACCTTCCTGGTCTCAGGCGGCCTCGACCACGGTTGGCTGAGCCACTCGGCCTTTGCCGCAGGCCTGATGTTCGATTTCAAGTGCGTGATCAACCCTCATTTTGTCTACGCGACGTCCACCCACTGGGACGCCCCCGCTCAGCCTGGTGCCTGGCTGCGGGAGAGGCTGTCCCGTACGGTTGAGCGCAGCATTGATCTGTCCTCACGTCTGTCGGGCCGCCCCTACCAGAGCACCTGGGAACTGTGA
- a CDS encoding gamma carbonic anhydrase family protein, with the protein MPRYALEGHVPEIHATAFIAPSADVIGQVTVAEGASVWFGVVLRGDLEAIEIGPGCNVQDGAVLHTDAGWPCVLTERVTVGHRAIVHGASCGPGSLVGMGAVMLSGSSLGAGAMLGAGAVLPEGVHVPDGMLAVGVPARVVRPAPSTGNAARYVRNAARFNDHLRRLPEPGIAEYHGEQKNDTIENGRVEQTLELAGVEHR; encoded by the coding sequence ATGCCGCGCTACGCCCTGGAAGGGCACGTCCCGGAAATTCACGCGACGGCGTTTATCGCCCCAAGTGCCGATGTTATCGGTCAGGTCACTGTGGCTGAAGGAGCCAGTGTGTGGTTTGGTGTGGTGCTGCGCGGTGATCTGGAAGCGATCGAGATCGGTCCTGGATGCAACGTCCAGGACGGCGCAGTGTTACACACAGACGCCGGCTGGCCCTGTGTGCTGACTGAACGCGTGACGGTAGGCCACCGGGCCATCGTTCACGGCGCGAGCTGCGGCCCAGGCAGTCTGGTGGGTATGGGCGCCGTGATGCTCAGTGGCTCCAGCCTGGGTGCCGGAGCCATGCTGGGTGCCGGTGCGGTCCTGCCGGAGGGTGTACATGTGCCCGACGGAATGCTGGCTGTGGGTGTTCCGGCCCGCGTCGTGCGGCCCGCTCCGTCTACCGGGAACGCAGCCCGTTACGTCAGGAATGCGGCCCGCTTCAACGATCATCTGCGGCGTCTGCCTGAGCCCGGTATAGCCGAGTATCACGGTGAGCAAAAGAACGACACGATTGAGAACGGTCGGGTCGAACAGACACTGGAACTGGCTGGCGTGGAGCACCGGTGA